The Pelagicoccus sp. SDUM812003 genomic sequence CGCTCCATGCCTTCGGCGCAGAGGAGGGGTTGGGTTAGTCGGCCGATGATAATGGTGGGATCGTCGAGGTCGAAAAGGGCGACTCCGATGCAGTACTTCCGCATAGCCCCCACGCCGTGAGTGATCACCAGCCATCCGTCCTCCGTTTCGATCGGGGAGCCGCAGTTGCCAATCTTGACGGATTCCCAGGGTTCGGCGGGGCGCAAAAGGACTTCGGGGTCGTTCCAGTAGTGGAGATTGTCGGAGAACATGATGAGAATGTTCTCGTCGTCCTGGCGTGAAAGCATGGCGTAGAGGCCGTTGATACGACGCGGGAAGAGGGCCATGCCTTTGTTCTGCACGGCGTTGCCGTTGAGGGTGAGGACGCGGAAGTTCAGGAAATCCTCGGTCTCGAGCAGCATGGGCAGAATGGCCCGTCCGTTGAAGGCGGTGTAGGTGGCGTAGTACATTTCGGAACCGTCGTCTTCGACGAAGCGCACGAAGCGCGCGTCCTCGATGCCGTTGCTTTCGTTGGAGGTGGACGGGAATATGATGCGCTCGCTCATGCTGAGCTCCTTGGGGAAGCTCAGCTCGTAGTTGGAATCCGCTAGCCATTGGATGCACTCGAGCGTGCGCGTCAGTTCGTGCGAGCTTGGTTGGTTTTCGTGGCGGACGGTACCGACGATCTCGTTCAGTTCGCTCAAGGTGAATTCGTCCGCGAGCGGTTCCAAGATCGACTCGGCGTGCCTGTTGTAGTAGCCCATCTCGCGAAGTTTGAGGACGAAGCAGTTTTTGAGATAGCGAGGATTGATGGAGATCTTCGAAGCGGCGACGAAGCGCGACGCTGTATCCAAATTGATTTTACAGTCGGAGCTGATTGTCCCGGTCCGGAATTCAATGGACGAGATGTGACCTTCGCCGGTTGCTCGTAGACTCATGACGAAATGCAGTGACCCTTCAGGTAGGCCCTCCTGGTTTGGATGGGGAACGATCGAGGGATTGAAGAGAGCGGCGGACTCGAGGGCGTATTCTCCCGAGAAGTACGCTCCTATGAGAATCTTTCTCGCATAAGAGATTTGGTGTTTCTCGGGAATATGTAGCTGCACCTTCTTGAAGACCTCGAGCAGGGAGGCTTCGATATCGTAGTGCCGACCGTCGAAGTTGTTGTGAAACTCGTGCTTCTCGCGCTTAACCTCGTCTTCACTGAGAGCGAGCACACGCCGTATGATATTCGAAATGCTTTGAGGAGCGCTCGGAATGAAGGAGCGAATGATGACGCGCAAACTGTCTGGAGTGAGCGTGAGGGGGTGTCGGCGGACGGGGAGCGCGTTCATACGGACAAATGGGGGCTGAGCGTGACGAAGTGTTGGGCGTTGTTCATTTCCGCTAGGGCTAGGTGAAACGCCAAGGTGGATTCGGCGCCCTGGTTGTGGTTCACGCGGTCTGGATGGAGTCCATCGCAGCAACCCCCGGTGGCGGAGTCGTACAAGGGGAGGCCAAGGTCGTTGCGGCCTAGAAACCACTCAAAGATTCGATGGGCTTCTCGGGACCATGATTCCTCTTGGGTGACGCGATAGGCGACGAGGGTGGCGGAAATCATGGCAAGGGCTTCGACGGGTTGCTGGTCAAATTCTGCCCGGGCTCCGTCCTTTTTATAGAAGCCGTTGCTGCCGATTGGGCGAAAATATCCACCCGGTGTGGATTGAATGGATACGAGCCAGCGGAGCGACTTCAGACCGATTTCGAGCGCCTGTGGTTCGGGAGTCGAGTATCCGCTTAGGATGAGGGCTTGGGCGAGCCGGGCGTTGTCGTAGGTGACATTCGATTCGAACCAAGGCCAATCCGGAGTGGAGCACCGTTGCCAGATATCGACCAGCTTTTCGGTTAGAGTCGTTCTGGCGTTCAGCGCGTAGTCCGCGTCGCTTAGGGTTGGCAAGAGCTCCTCGATACCCAAGAGAGCGAATGCCCAGGCGCGTGGGGAGGAGAACTGCAGCGTCGGCGGCAGGGCCCGTTCGAAGCATTCGGCGCAAAGCCTACGATGCCCGAGGTCCTTGGAGCGGCTG encodes the following:
- a CDS encoding glycoside hydrolase family 130 protein, whose translation is MNALPVRRHPLTLTPDSLRVIIRSFIPSAPQSISNIIRRVLALSEDEVKREKHEFHNNFDGRHYDIEASLLEVFKKVQLHIPEKHQISYARKILIGAYFSGEYALESAALFNPSIVPHPNQEGLPEGSLHFVMSLRATGEGHISSIEFRTGTISSDCKINLDTASRFVAASKISINPRYLKNCFVLKLREMGYYNRHAESILEPLADEFTLSELNEIVGTVRHENQPSSHELTRTLECIQWLADSNYELSFPKELSMSERIIFPSTSNESNGIEDARFVRFVEDDGSEMYYATYTAFNGRAILPMLLETEDFLNFRVLTLNGNAVQNKGMALFPRRINGLYAMLSRQDDENILIMFSDNLHYWNDPEVLLRPAEPWESVKIGNCGSPIETEDGWLVITHGVGAMRKYCIGVALFDLDDPTIIIGRLTQPLLCAEGMEREGYVPNVVYSCGSLVHQGHLIVPYAASDRNTAFASVPLDALIAALRQGHVPE